From a single Bacillus pumilus genomic region:
- a CDS encoding Gfo/Idh/MocA family protein codes for MKRVVVCGLSHRAFNMFIKPLTEDFKEHYRITGLLDIDHHRYTLCQERFPSMRGVPFFSEDAFEQMVAEAKPDLVIVAGRDDTHVTYIMQALDHDLDVITEKPMVTTAKDAKKVMEKEKKSKGKVTVTFNYRYNPFHRKIKELILDGKIGRVTSVELSWLIDTYHGASYFKRWNRSRQLSGGLSIHKSTHHFDLVNWWINQKPKQVFAYGALNYYGSESPWNPLQSEENRYCGTCHVKDTCHYEARWNPRVERSKVEDDHIESGQGQTQQYSNYRPDACIFDQAIDIEDTYVASVAYDQGALFSYSIQFSAPYEGYRLAINGTKGRIETNEFHVPSRIPFQFPEQTISYYPMFGAKETIEVVKQSGGHGGGDPLILADLFIGKDPLIHYDISAGAEAGAYSIALGEGMWRSVAEKRPIDIEELLHKETVL; via the coding sequence GTGAAACGGGTTGTTGTTTGCGGACTCAGTCATCGTGCGTTCAATATGTTTATTAAACCGCTCACAGAGGATTTCAAGGAGCATTACAGGATTACAGGGCTCTTAGATATAGATCATCATCGCTACACACTTTGTCAGGAACGTTTTCCATCGATGCGGGGTGTCCCGTTTTTTTCTGAAGACGCATTTGAACAAATGGTGGCGGAAGCAAAGCCAGATCTTGTGATTGTGGCAGGACGGGATGACACACATGTCACGTACATTATGCAGGCACTTGATCATGATCTCGATGTCATCACTGAAAAACCCATGGTGACAACAGCAAAAGACGCCAAAAAAGTGATGGAAAAAGAAAAGAAAAGTAAAGGGAAGGTCACGGTCACTTTTAATTATCGCTACAATCCATTTCATCGAAAGATCAAAGAACTTATTTTAGACGGAAAGATTGGCAGGGTCACCTCTGTTGAGCTGAGTTGGCTTATTGATACGTATCATGGTGCAAGTTATTTCAAAAGGTGGAACCGCTCGCGTCAACTCTCTGGCGGACTGTCCATTCATAAATCGACACATCATTTTGATTTGGTGAATTGGTGGATTAATCAAAAGCCGAAGCAAGTGTTTGCCTATGGGGCGCTGAACTATTACGGAAGTGAAAGTCCTTGGAATCCATTGCAGAGTGAGGAGAACAGGTATTGCGGAACATGTCATGTGAAGGATACTTGTCATTATGAAGCAAGGTGGAACCCGCGGGTAGAACGGTCAAAGGTCGAGGACGACCATATTGAATCCGGTCAGGGGCAAACGCAGCAGTACTCAAATTACCGCCCAGACGCCTGTATCTTTGATCAGGCCATTGACATTGAGGATACATATGTGGCATCCGTGGCATATGATCAAGGGGCTCTCTTTAGCTATTCGATTCAATTCTCAGCACCCTACGAAGGATATCGGCTGGCTATTAATGGGACGAAGGGACGTATTGAAACAAATGAGTTTCATGTGCCATCAAGAATCCCTTTTCAATTCCCAGAACAAACGATTTCTTATTATCCGATGTTTGGGGCAAAAGAGACGATTGAAGTCGTGAAGCAGTCAGGGGGACATGGTGGAGGAGATCCTCTGATTTTGGCTGATTTATTTATCGGAAAAGATCCCTTGATTCACTATGATATTTCGGCAGGGGCAGAGGCCGGTGCTTATTCGATTGCACTTGGTGAAGGCATGTGGCGGTCTGTTGCAGAGAAGCGCCCAATTGACATAGAAGAATTGCTTCATAAAGAGACGGTGTTATAA
- a CDS encoding lipoprotein YteS: MKRRKRGAVWLLSFIAAFSLSACQGETNGIDVLIFSDMSKGMKDQLVEKAFYTEQELYSVHIFPAIPEKLLVEITAKEGDVMLVPEEMFRTYDDPESFQLLEEMGLDDQAAGPYTVEDQKTGKTVDYAVQVNKGTKKLNGYTFRLHRDMVAFIPVYADKSKEALSLMKQLRENR, from the coding sequence ATGAAGAGGCGAAAAAGGGGGGCGGTATGGCTCCTTAGTTTCATCGCAGCCTTTAGTTTGTCTGCGTGCCAGGGGGAAACAAACGGTATCGATGTCCTGATTTTTTCTGATATGTCGAAGGGGATGAAAGATCAATTAGTCGAGAAGGCTTTTTACACAGAACAAGAGTTATATAGCGTCCACATCTTTCCGGCGATTCCTGAAAAGCTTCTTGTTGAAATCACTGCAAAAGAGGGGGATGTGATGCTTGTCCCAGAAGAAATGTTTAGAACGTATGATGATCCTGAAAGCTTTCAGCTGCTTGAAGAGATGGGCTTAGACGATCAAGCGGCAGGACCATATACGGTCGAGGACCAAAAAACAGGGAAAACGGTCGATTATGCGGTTCAAGTCAATAAAGGCACGAAAAAGCTAAACGGCTATACCTTTCGATTACATCGAGATATGGTCGCTTTTATTCCCGTGTATGCTGACAAATCCAAAGAAGCGTTGTCTCTCATGAAACAGCTTCGTGAAAATCGATAA
- a CDS encoding glycoside hydrolase family 88/105 protein, whose protein sequence is MTLSTEKGSPIEHAEKLAQTIMKAYAPIELPPAGRWHYHQGVFLCGVMKLYEATGNEMYFDYVKGYADSLIDEYGNLLFRRDELDAIQAGLILFPLYERTGEKRYVLAAEKLRGLYRTLNRTSEGGFWHKDNYAYQMWLDGLYMAGPFALKYAKLTGEEELVNMVIHQEYLMRKHTKDEKTGLYYHAWDERKVMPWADQKTGCSPEFWARSFGWYVLALADMIEDLPEQHERRKVWKETLTDMLESVATYQDKDTGLWHQIIDKGTHSDNWLESSGSCLFMYAMAKAMNEGYVSLRYVDQVVKAYQGLIEHKTAVTENGDFTINDICIGTSAGFYDYYVGRERSTNDLHGAGAFIMALTELEKLPVFQKA, encoded by the coding sequence ATGACATTATCGACTGAAAAGGGATCACCAATCGAGCATGCCGAGAAATTAGCACAAACTATTATGAAAGCGTATGCACCAATTGAGCTGCCTCCAGCTGGAAGGTGGCATTATCATCAAGGCGTTTTTCTATGCGGTGTGATGAAGCTATATGAGGCGACGGGTAACGAGATGTATTTTGATTATGTGAAAGGCTATGCGGATTCGCTAATTGATGAGTATGGCAACTTGTTATTCCGAAGAGATGAGCTTGATGCGATCCAAGCAGGGCTCATTTTATTCCCTCTTTACGAACGAACAGGAGAGAAGCGGTATGTGCTGGCAGCAGAGAAGCTGCGGGGGCTTTATCGTACATTAAATCGTACATCTGAAGGCGGATTTTGGCATAAAGACAATTATGCCTATCAAATGTGGCTGGATGGTCTCTATATGGCAGGACCTTTTGCCTTAAAGTATGCAAAGCTGACAGGTGAAGAGGAGCTGGTGAATATGGTGATCCATCAAGAGTATCTCATGAGAAAGCATACAAAAGATGAAAAAACAGGGCTGTATTATCATGCGTGGGACGAACGAAAAGTGATGCCGTGGGCTGATCAAAAGACCGGCTGTTCACCGGAGTTTTGGGCAAGATCGTTTGGATGGTATGTCCTGGCATTAGCAGATATGATCGAGGATCTGCCAGAGCAGCATGAAAGGCGAAAGGTGTGGAAGGAAACACTGACAGATATGCTAGAAAGTGTAGCAACGTATCAGGATAAAGACACAGGTCTCTGGCATCAAATCATTGATAAAGGAACCCATAGCGACAATTGGCTTGAAAGCTCTGGATCGTGTTTATTCATGTACGCCATGGCAAAAGCCATGAATGAAGGATATGTCAGCCTGCGCTATGTTGATCAGGTGGTGAAAGCCTACCAAGGTTTAATTGAGCATAAAACGGCTGTGACAGAAAACGGTGATTTTACAATCAATGATATTTGTATTGGCACATCTGCTGGATTTTATGATTACTACGTTGGTCGAGAGCGAAGCACGAATGATTTGCACGGGGCAGGCGCTTTTATTATGGCGTTAACGGAACTAGAGAAGCTGCCTGTTTTTCAGAAGGCATGA
- a CDS encoding ABC transporter permease, whose product MKTEDVTAKGVPAAALKKEKRKRLLNQLLSQKFLYLMILPGLIYFLVFKYVPMWGLIIAFQDYQPFLGILGSEWVGFKHFIRLFTEPTFFFLLKNTLILFAMNVVIFFPIPILLALLLNEVRLALFKKFVQTMIYIPHFMSWVIVVSLSFVLLTVDGGLINELIAFFGGEKINFLLSQDWFRPMYILQVIWREAGWSTIIYLAAITAVDPQLYEAAKMDGAGRMRQMWHITLPAIKSVIVVLLILKIGDTLELGFEHVYLLLNATNREVAEIFDTYVYTAGLKQGQFSYSTAVGLFKAAVGLILVMLANRLAKKFGEEGIY is encoded by the coding sequence ATGAAAACAGAGGATGTCACTGCCAAGGGTGTGCCTGCGGCAGCTTTGAAAAAAGAAAAAAGAAAGCGCTTACTTAATCAGTTGCTTAGTCAAAAGTTTTTGTATTTAATGATTTTGCCGGGGCTCATTTATTTTCTTGTCTTTAAATATGTGCCGATGTGGGGACTCATCATTGCCTTTCAAGATTACCAGCCGTTTCTCGGTATTCTTGGCAGTGAGTGGGTTGGCTTTAAACACTTTATTCGATTGTTTACAGAACCAACATTTTTCTTTTTATTAAAAAACACGCTCATTTTATTTGCTATGAATGTCGTGATTTTCTTTCCGATTCCAATCTTATTAGCCCTCCTTTTAAACGAGGTCAGATTGGCATTGTTTAAGAAATTTGTTCAGACGATGATTTACATTCCTCACTTCATGTCATGGGTGATTGTCGTGTCCTTATCCTTTGTTTTGTTAACGGTAGATGGCGGGTTAATTAATGAATTGATTGCTTTTTTTGGAGGGGAAAAGATTAACTTCCTCCTGAGTCAGGATTGGTTTAGACCGATGTACATTTTACAGGTGATCTGGCGCGAAGCAGGCTGGTCGACGATCATTTACCTTGCGGCGATTACAGCGGTAGATCCGCAGTTATATGAAGCAGCGAAAATGGATGGAGCCGGCAGAATGAGACAAATGTGGCACATCACTCTACCGGCTATTAAAAGTGTGATTGTCGTTCTGCTTATTTTAAAAATCGGTGACACGTTAGAGCTTGGCTTTGAGCATGTTTACTTATTACTCAACGCAACGAACCGGGAAGTAGCAGAGATCTTTGATACGTACGTCTATACAGCAGGTCTGAAGCAAGGACAATTCAGCTATAGTACCGCTGTTGGTCTATTTAAAGCAGCCGTTGGACTCATTTTGGTCATGTTGGCTAACCGTTTGGCGAAGAAATTCGGTGAAGAAGGTATTTACTAA
- a CDS encoding helix-turn-helix domain-containing protein: MKKRQYKFYYKLVTFFFMLSTIPVIIVGIFSYQHSQKAALENISNEKLDSVTQTQSNIEHILKTVDHSLTHYVSSPPLLQTLAEPLNPDQFQLYNQVQQELNYLQTFDTDLSNITLVSKMEDWYMNNSGLYHVTSGDQEKALTSYLNIPSHSSWALEENNPLVTTKEGKASFCKYNVNLIKQLPMNSVQKKGIAVASIPSCTITDNMPDFSQSDSMFVIDTNGKVLLHNRKEQIGDSLKSQEFVKHVLALEERSGQFNMKIKELDYQITFQKSDYNEWTYLSFVSIPELKAQTKSIGWITFIICFILLALSLLFSWFGSRHFYKPIRLLYESFARNESFLQKQPFQNEFELIESSIKQMKDQNNDLEERIEQQVTHLQQYFMVRLLLGKLTEEEINNRFQSLGFPEGWSHLSMLVTQIDTLKETPYEKKDADLLLFAINGLIEQIIPQGEHLQPTVVNQHQTTIILNHSKSDDEFTEYLNQLAEFIQKRIEEELGLSISIGISRQFKELTMAKQAYIEGKEALKYRLKAEKKSIILYEHIQQGKTFKTHFPKQLQHDLFDAMKAGDQGKADHYLHVLLQSIFSKNAGPHEYHIALARFLNNLIELMHLLGIELFEVEDNKMLYDTIFEFKTFEDTEAWLKNEIIRPIIDQLGAREDSQYKNISEKIIHIIHQEFDSDLTLDEIATRLHYNPNYLSSIFRKEMDISFSEYLSSYRHHVAKNWLVETDMSVKEISEKLKYKNPQNFIRSFKKLEGTTPGKYRDQKKGT, from the coding sequence ATGAAAAAAAGGCAATATAAATTTTATTACAAGCTTGTCACATTTTTTTTCATGCTTAGTACGATTCCTGTCATCATTGTCGGTATTTTTTCTTATCAGCATTCGCAAAAAGCAGCGCTCGAAAATATCTCAAATGAAAAGCTGGACAGCGTCACACAAACTCAGTCCAATATTGAGCATATTTTAAAAACCGTTGATCACTCTCTCACTCACTATGTCAGTTCGCCACCTCTCCTTCAAACACTGGCAGAACCTTTAAATCCAGACCAATTCCAGCTTTATAATCAAGTACAGCAAGAACTGAACTATCTGCAAACCTTTGACACCGATCTCTCCAATATTACACTCGTAAGTAAAATGGAAGACTGGTACATGAACAATTCGGGGCTTTATCATGTCACAAGCGGAGATCAAGAAAAAGCGCTCACCTCTTACCTTAATATTCCGAGTCATTCCAGCTGGGCTCTTGAAGAGAATAATCCACTTGTTACAACAAAAGAAGGAAAGGCCTCCTTTTGCAAGTACAATGTGAACTTAATCAAACAACTTCCTATGAACAGTGTCCAAAAAAAAGGGATCGCTGTCGCCAGCATTCCGAGTTGCACGATTACTGACAACATGCCTGACTTCTCTCAATCTGACAGTATGTTTGTCATTGATACAAACGGAAAAGTGCTACTACATAACCGAAAAGAACAAATTGGTGATTCCTTGAAGAGTCAAGAATTCGTCAAGCATGTCCTAGCACTCGAAGAACGATCAGGTCAATTTAACATGAAGATCAAGGAACTAGACTACCAAATTACGTTTCAAAAATCAGACTATAACGAATGGACATACCTATCCTTTGTTTCCATTCCAGAACTCAAGGCACAAACGAAATCAATTGGGTGGATCACCTTTATTATCTGCTTCATTTTGTTAGCGCTTTCATTACTGTTCTCATGGTTTGGATCTAGACATTTTTATAAACCAATCCGCTTGTTATACGAGTCCTTTGCACGCAATGAATCCTTTCTGCAAAAACAGCCTTTTCAAAATGAATTTGAGTTGATTGAGTCGAGTATTAAACAAATGAAGGATCAAAACAATGATTTAGAGGAACGTATTGAACAGCAAGTCACACACCTCCAGCAATACTTTATGGTGCGACTATTGCTCGGAAAGCTGACAGAAGAAGAGATTAATAATCGATTCCAAAGTTTAGGATTTCCTGAAGGCTGGTCTCATTTATCCATGCTTGTGACCCAAATCGATACGTTAAAAGAGACGCCTTATGAAAAAAAGGATGCTGACTTACTGTTATTTGCGATCAATGGACTGATCGAGCAAATTATTCCGCAAGGGGAGCACCTCCAGCCCACGGTTGTCAATCAGCATCAAACGACGATCATCCTGAATCACTCCAAGTCAGATGATGAGTTTACTGAATATTTAAACCAATTAGCAGAATTCATTCAGAAGCGCATTGAGGAAGAGCTCGGTTTATCGATCAGCATCGGGATCAGCCGCCAGTTTAAGGAGCTCACGATGGCGAAACAGGCTTACATTGAAGGGAAAGAAGCCTTAAAATACAGGCTCAAAGCAGAGAAAAAATCCATTATCTTATATGAACATATCCAGCAGGGAAAGACGTTTAAAACCCACTTCCCAAAGCAGCTACAGCATGATTTATTCGATGCGATGAAAGCAGGTGATCAAGGAAAGGCGGATCACTATTTACACGTGCTCCTTCAATCCATTTTCTCTAAAAATGCAGGACCGCACGAGTACCATATCGCCCTCGCCCGTTTTTTAAATAATTTGATTGAGCTGATGCATTTGCTTGGCATTGAATTATTTGAGGTTGAAGACAATAAGATGCTGTATGATACGATTTTTGAATTCAAAACGTTTGAAGATACAGAAGCGTGGCTGAAAAACGAGATTATTCGACCGATTATTGACCAGCTAGGTGCACGCGAAGACTCACAATATAAAAACATCTCAGAGAAAATCATTCATATCATTCATCAAGAATTCGATTCAGATCTCACATTGGATGAAATCGCCACACGCCTGCATTACAACCCTAATTATTTAAGCAGTATTTTTAGAAAGGAAATGGATATCTCGTTTAGTGAATATCTCTCATCCTACAGACACCATGTCGCCAAAAACTGGCTCGTGGAGACCGATATGTCTGTCAAAGAAATTTCAGAAAAACTGAAATATAAAAATCCGCAAAACTTCATCCGTTCCTTTAAAAAACTGGAAGGCACAACCCCTGGGAAATATCGAGACCAGAAAAAAGGCACATAA
- a CDS encoding extracellular solute-binding protein — MGRKKLWLIAFVLLFAASGILSACSSKGASSSDEKVDLDKKVKLTWMAILYHQQPPKDSVLKEIEKLTNTEIDITWVPDAVKEDRLNSALAAGNLPQIVTIQDIKNSSAINAFRSGMFWEVGPYLKDYPNLSKMNELINKNASIDGKLYGIYRERPLSRQGIVIRKDWLENLNLDTPKTLDDLYEVAKAFTEKDPNQNGKADTIGFTDRNDLIYGAFKTLGSYEGMPTDWKEENGKFTPDFMTDEYMNTMKYMKKLRDHGYINKDFPVTSKTQQQELFSQGKAGIYVGNMVDAVNLRDDATDKNLKVDILNRIKGPDGKERVWASGGHNGIFAFPKTSVKSEAELKRILSFFDRIAEEDVYGLMTYGIDGKHYKKEEGNTFVREESQVKSWQTDVQPLVSLVGVDKRYLKNKGDAVRTKYEELEEDNQNIIVANPAESLYSETASERGDELKKIIDDATYKFILGDISEDQFKKDVEKWKSNGGNKMIEEYEAAFKKSK, encoded by the coding sequence ATGGGGAGAAAGAAATTATGGTTGATTGCGTTTGTCCTGTTATTTGCAGCAAGCGGTATTCTATCGGCATGTTCAAGCAAAGGAGCAAGCTCATCAGATGAAAAGGTTGATTTAGATAAAAAGGTAAAGCTGACATGGATGGCCATTTTGTATCATCAGCAGCCGCCGAAGGATTCTGTTTTAAAAGAGATTGAGAAGCTCACAAATACAGAGATTGACATTACATGGGTGCCTGATGCTGTGAAGGAAGACCGGTTAAATTCCGCCCTTGCCGCAGGAAATCTGCCGCAAATTGTGACGATTCAAGACATTAAGAATTCGTCTGCTATTAATGCGTTCAGATCAGGTATGTTCTGGGAAGTCGGTCCGTATTTGAAGGATTATCCAAATTTAAGTAAGATGAACGAACTGATTAATAAAAATGCCTCTATAGACGGTAAGCTTTATGGCATTTATAGAGAGAGACCACTTTCAAGACAAGGAATTGTCATTCGAAAGGATTGGCTTGAAAATTTAAATTTGGATACACCAAAAACGTTGGATGATCTTTATGAGGTAGCTAAAGCCTTTACTGAAAAAGATCCCAACCAAAACGGAAAAGCGGATACAATTGGTTTTACGGATCGGAACGATTTGATTTATGGGGCATTTAAAACGCTTGGTTCATATGAAGGAATGCCGACAGACTGGAAAGAAGAAAACGGCAAATTCACGCCAGACTTTATGACAGATGAGTACATGAATACAATGAAGTACATGAAAAAACTGCGTGATCATGGCTATATCAATAAAGATTTTCCTGTAACAAGCAAAACACAGCAGCAGGAATTATTCTCACAAGGAAAAGCAGGCATCTATGTTGGAAATATGGTAGATGCAGTGAACTTGAGAGATGACGCGACAGATAAGAACTTGAAAGTAGATATCTTGAACCGAATCAAAGGCCCAGATGGCAAAGAACGTGTGTGGGCATCAGGTGGTCATAATGGCATCTTCGCATTCCCTAAAACAAGCGTGAAATCAGAGGCAGAATTAAAGCGGATTTTGTCCTTCTTTGACCGCATTGCTGAAGAAGATGTCTATGGTCTTATGACGTACGGTATAGATGGCAAGCATTATAAGAAAGAAGAAGGGAATACATTTGTTAGAGAAGAAAGCCAAGTGAAAAGCTGGCAGACAGATGTACAGCCGCTTGTCAGTCTTGTGGGAGTTGATAAACGCTATTTGAAAAATAAAGGAGATGCGGTCCGCACAAAATATGAAGAGCTAGAAGAAGACAATCAAAACATAATCGTTGCCAATCCTGCTGAAAGCCTGTATTCAGAAACAGCCTCAGAGCGAGGAGATGAATTGAAAAAAATCATTGATGATGCGACTTATAAGTTTATTCTTGGAGATATAAGTGAAGATCAATTTAAGAAAGACGTTGAGAAGTGGAAATCAAACGGTGGTAATAAAATGATAGAAGAGTATGAGGCTGCCTTTAAAAAATCAAAGTGA
- a CDS encoding carbohydrate ABC transporter permease, giving the protein MKGRLFNLLNYSFLLMFALICVLPFIHVIAASFATVEEVITKKFILFPTTFSLEAYRYIFSTDIVYRSLIVSILVTLVGTAVSMFLSSLMAYGLSRQELKGRRTLMFLVVFTMLFSGGMIPTFIVVKTLGLLDTYWSLILPVAINAFNLIILKNFFQNIPASLEESAKMDGCNDLGIFFKIVLPLSLPAIATISLFYAVTYWNTYMTAILYLNDSVKWPIQVLLRQIVIVSSGMQGDMSDMGSSTPPPDQTIKMAVIVVATIPVLLVYPFIQKHFNKGALLGSVKG; this is encoded by the coding sequence ATTAAAGGCCGATTGTTCAACTTATTGAATTACTCTTTTCTACTCATGTTCGCATTAATATGTGTGCTTCCGTTCATCCATGTCATTGCAGCCTCTTTTGCTACAGTAGAAGAGGTCATCACGAAGAAGTTTATCTTGTTTCCGACCACGTTTTCTTTAGAGGCCTATCGGTATATTTTCTCTACGGATATTGTGTACCGTAGCCTCATTGTGTCCATTCTTGTGACGCTCGTTGGAACAGCTGTCAGTATGTTTTTGTCCTCACTTATGGCATATGGGCTGTCTCGTCAGGAGCTAAAAGGCCGGAGAACACTAATGTTTCTCGTTGTCTTTACGATGCTGTTTAGTGGAGGAATGATCCCGACATTTATTGTGGTGAAAACACTTGGTCTCCTTGACACCTATTGGTCACTTATTCTACCGGTTGCAATCAATGCGTTCAATTTGATCATCTTGAAAAACTTCTTTCAAAACATACCGGCAAGCCTTGAGGAATCTGCAAAGATGGATGGCTGTAACGATTTAGGGATTTTCTTTAAAATTGTGCTGCCGCTTTCCTTGCCAGCCATTGCGACCATTTCACTTTTTTATGCGGTGACGTATTGGAATACGTATATGACTGCGATCCTCTATTTAAATGATTCAGTGAAATGGCCGATTCAGGTGCTGCTCAGGCAGATTGTCATTGTCTCAAGCGGAATGCAGGGAGATATGTCAGATATGGGCTCATCGACTCCACCACCAGACCAAACGATTAAAATGGCTGTCATTGTAGTCGCGACTATTCCTGTTCTGCTTGTTTATCCATTTATTCAAAAGCATTTCAACAAAGGGGCATTACTAGGTTCTGTAAAGGGTTAA
- a CDS encoding NAD-dependent epimerase/dehydratase family protein: MKKLTIIGGCGVIGRILTKALSSEYDITIIDQTSCAKEVVLADATNEQEVYEAIPRDTDVIIHLLNMDMTHDVMNHEEFEKMSDIFWGSSYYMFRSAARLGIRKVIFASSNHVTDRYEKGGLSLLGRNITTNDVPATKNVYGILKFASEQLGRLFHDQTGMSVIHLRIGTVVMDEMGALHKKARTKRTLLSHKDLVGMTQAAIETTVPFGTYYAVSENDEKPWSTENTKHELDYRPDVNTTEILEEDDQA; this comes from the coding sequence ATGAAAAAATTGACCATCATTGGCGGATGCGGTGTGATAGGACGTATCTTAACTAAAGCTCTCTCTTCTGAGTACGATATCACCATTATTGATCAAACAAGCTGTGCAAAGGAAGTCGTTTTAGCAGATGCAACGAATGAACAGGAAGTATATGAGGCGATTCCGCGAGATACAGATGTCATCATCCACCTTCTAAACATGGATATGACGCATGATGTGATGAATCATGAGGAATTTGAAAAAATGAGTGATATTTTTTGGGGGAGCTCTTATTATATGTTTCGTTCAGCTGCAAGGCTCGGCATACGAAAAGTCATTTTTGCCAGCAGCAACCATGTGACTGATCGTTATGAAAAAGGTGGTCTTTCCTTACTAGGGAGAAATATTACAACAAATGATGTACCCGCGACTAAAAATGTCTATGGTATTTTAAAATTTGCTTCTGAGCAGCTGGGCCGTTTATTCCACGATCAAACGGGGATGTCTGTCATTCATTTGCGGATTGGAACAGTTGTGATGGATGAGATGGGAGCGTTACACAAGAAAGCACGAACGAAAAGGACACTTCTTTCACATAAGGATCTTGTAGGGATGACACAGGCAGCGATTGAAACGACCGTTCCCTTTGGGACATATTACGCTGTATCAGAAAACGATGAAAAACCTTGGTCTACGGAAAACACGAAGCATGAGTTAGACTATAGACCTGATGTGAATACGACGGAGATTCTTGAAGAAGATGATCAGGCGTAG
- a CDS encoding dienelactone hydrolase family protein, which translates to MEKENKREQLLSLLGEMPERHRMEAYTLKIEERESYIVETLILSIHGVEEVPAYFVKPKDTVKKRPVVLFQHSHGGNYVDGKEELIKGAHYLQAPSYAKEFTSKGYSVLAIDHAGFGERRGRTESEIVKEMLLTGKVMWGMMLYESMCAIDYVLSRSDVLGERLAVFGMSMGGLLSWWTAALDERISVCIDLCAQVDHHTLIETNNLDRHGFYYYVPSLAKHFTAADIQKMIFPRPHLSLVGKLDSLTPAEGVARIQKELSQTYQAASLKERYQLVGLHAGHFETAAMRHEATRFLKKWL; encoded by the coding sequence ATGGAAAAGGAAAATAAACGTGAACAACTGCTCAGTCTGTTAGGAGAAATGCCAGAACGGCATCGCATGGAGGCTTATACGTTAAAAATCGAGGAACGTGAATCGTATATAGTCGAAACACTCATTCTTTCGATTCATGGTGTAGAGGAAGTACCCGCTTATTTTGTGAAACCGAAGGATACGGTGAAAAAAAGACCTGTTGTGCTGTTTCAGCACTCTCATGGCGGGAACTACGTGGATGGGAAGGAAGAGTTGATAAAGGGTGCTCATTATTTACAAGCGCCTTCATATGCGAAAGAGTTCACATCAAAAGGCTATAGTGTCCTGGCTATTGATCATGCAGGGTTTGGTGAGAGAAGAGGAAGAACCGAAAGTGAAATTGTTAAGGAAATGCTTTTAACAGGAAAAGTAATGTGGGGCATGATGCTGTATGAAAGCATGTGTGCAATTGATTATGTGCTGTCTCGATCTGACGTGCTGGGCGAACGGTTAGCTGTTTTTGGGATGTCAATGGGAGGACTGCTTTCCTGGTGGACGGCTGCGCTTGATGAGAGGATCAGTGTATGTATTGATCTTTGCGCACAGGTCGATCATCACACTTTAATTGAAACGAACAATTTAGACAGGCATGGATTTTATTACTATGTGCCAAGCTTAGCAAAGCACTTTACAGCAGCAGATATTCAGAAAATGATTTTTCCAAGGCCGCATTTAAGCCTAGTTGGAAAACTTGATTCGCTCACGCCAGCTGAAGGCGTCGCACGCATTCAAAAGGAATTGAGCCAAACCTATCAAGCTGCTTCATTGAAAGAACGGTACCAGCTTGTTGGTCTTCATGCAGGTCATTTTGAAACAGCCGCTATGCGCCACGAGGCTACTCGATTTTTGAAAAAGTGGCTGTAA